A genome region from Bacillota bacterium includes the following:
- a CDS encoding DNA modification methylase, with amino-acid sequence MLRLNGICPYFSMFPLDFPLAHLSQAGFGEWVLDPFCGRGTTNYAARLLGLPSVGVDRCRVAVAIAAAKVVQVTPEEVTALCARILQAGAEPADVPTGPFWDLCYHPATLLEICKVREALLRECITEPQVALRGIMLGALHGPLQKTGAAYLSNQMPRTYATKPNSAVNFWLKRGLKPPRVSLLEVVSRRTHRFFATIPPRTPGWIMEDDSRSLDDHVFPERFRWVVTSPPYMGMRNYVPDQWLRNWYLGGPPSVDYSYEGQIGQLSGDAFATALAEVWRAVSRLCAPGARLVVRFGCIPSARYSGAEVLTRTLVLADCGWAIREVRSAGPSTRGKRQAEQFGRAGTALEEVDLVAQLEA; translated from the coding sequence ATGCTCCGCTTGAACGGCATTTGCCCCTATTTCTCGATGTTCCCCCTGGATTTCCCGCTGGCACACCTGAGCCAGGCAGGATTTGGCGAGTGGGTGCTCGACCCCTTTTGCGGCCGGGGGACCACCAACTACGCGGCCAGGCTGCTCGGGTTGCCCTCGGTGGGGGTCGACCGGTGCCGCGTAGCCGTCGCCATCGCAGCCGCCAAGGTGGTGCAGGTCACCCCCGAGGAAGTCACCGCCCTGTGCGCCCGCATCCTGCAAGCCGGCGCTGAGCCCGCAGACGTACCCACCGGGCCCTTCTGGGACCTGTGCTACCACCCGGCAACGCTCCTTGAGATCTGTAAGGTCCGCGAAGCCCTGTTACGCGAATGCATCACCGAGCCCCAGGTTGCCTTACGTGGGATCATGCTGGGCGCCCTGCACGGCCCCTTGCAGAAAACCGGGGCCGCTTACCTGTCCAACCAGATGCCCCGCACGTATGCAACCAAGCCGAACAGCGCCGTCAACTTCTGGCTCAAGCGCGGCCTGAAGCCGCCCAGGGTCAGCCTGCTGGAGGTCGTATCCCGGCGCACGCACCGGTTCTTCGCGACCATACCGCCGCGCACCCCCGGGTGGATAATGGAGGACGACAGCAGGAGCCTGGACGATCACGTTTTCCCCGAGCGGTTCCGCTGGGTGGTCACTTCGCCACCTTACATGGGGATGCGGAATTACGTACCCGACCAGTGGCTGCGCAACTGGTACCTGGGCGGGCCCCCCAGCGTCGATTATTCATATGAAGGTCAGATCGGCCAACTGAGCGGTGATGCCTTCGCGACTGCCCTGGCCGAGGTGTGGCGGGCCGTGTCCCGGCTCTGCGCACCGGGGGCCCGCCTGGTGGTGCGCTTCGGGTGCATACCCAGCGCCCGGTACAGCGGGGCGGAAGTCCTCACGAGGACCCTCGTCCTCGCCGACTGCGGCTGGGCCATCAGAGAAGTGCGCAGCGCCGGGCCCTCGACCCGGGGGAAGCGGCAGGCCGAGCAATTCGGCAGGGCGGGAACCGCCTTGGAAGAGGTAGACCTGGTGGCCCAACTGGAGGCGTAG
- a CDS encoding DEAD/DEAH box helicase, translating into MTRQEERLIRSRLRRSWAPFFGRFGRFTPIQVLTIPKVLDGYNVAVAAPTASGKTEAVVAPVAERYISERRQGVAMLYVVPTRALANDTHARVAGPLGEMGISVALKHGDRPMLPSQLPECLITTPESLDSLLCRRPRAFEQLQVVIVDEIHLLDGTYRGDQLRVLLRRLERVATSPPSVHLLSATLSQPADTASRYASTFELVRAGEPRQMVYHLLNSHQEVHSLARAQGWRKLLCFCNLRESVEQTASELARVWHPYPVVAHHGSLSRQLREEAETLMKDADVAVCVATSTLEVGIDIGDIDLVVLAEVPWSITALLQRIGRGNRRRGTVQVAALCTSPDERSVLEAMFEAAATGELPVQVYEPDLSVVVQQALSCIYQHPGGLNQEELIDLVSPLCSGYEATLVLSNLEGHGWVEQARGLWCPSQKLMDAGEAGRIHSNIPDQSEYRVIDVDSGKEIGAVHAVFDEVFVLGRSTWTVVSVSRGVIRVRRFAGRASPAVFRRHGPVGAFFPLLPPELKDRYARAGEHGLGWQAGPTGLGVYR; encoded by the coding sequence GTGACCCGGCAGGAAGAGAGATTGATCCGTAGCCGGCTGAGGCGGAGTTGGGCCCCGTTCTTTGGGCGCTTCGGCAGGTTCACGCCCATTCAGGTGCTTACCATCCCCAAGGTTCTTGACGGGTATAACGTGGCTGTGGCTGCGCCCACGGCATCGGGGAAAACCGAAGCCGTGGTTGCTCCGGTGGCTGAGCGTTACATCAGCGAACGTCGTCAGGGCGTGGCGATGCTCTACGTGGTGCCGACCCGCGCCTTGGCCAATGACACCCATGCTCGCGTGGCTGGTCCGCTCGGGGAGATGGGTATCAGTGTCGCCCTCAAGCACGGGGACCGACCCATGTTGCCCAGCCAACTCCCCGAGTGCCTTATCACGACCCCGGAGTCCCTGGATTCCCTGCTGTGCAGGCGACCCCGTGCGTTTGAGCAACTGCAGGTGGTGATCGTCGACGAGATTCACCTGCTTGACGGCACGTATCGCGGTGACCAACTGCGCGTCCTGCTCCGCCGCCTGGAGAGGGTGGCAACTTCGCCACCCTCGGTGCACCTGTTGTCTGCCACCCTGTCTCAGCCGGCGGACACAGCAAGCAGATACGCATCGACCTTCGAACTGGTTCGCGCGGGGGAGCCACGCCAGATGGTGTACCACTTGCTGAATTCCCACCAGGAGGTGCACTCGCTGGCGCGCGCTCAGGGCTGGAGGAAGCTACTTTGCTTCTGTAACCTGCGGGAGTCGGTCGAGCAGACTGCGTCTGAACTGGCCCGTGTGTGGCACCCTTACCCCGTAGTCGCGCACCACGGAAGTCTCAGTCGCCAGCTCCGAGAAGAGGCAGAAACATTGATGAAGGACGCCGACGTAGCCGTGTGCGTGGCGACGTCGACCCTGGAGGTAGGGATCGATATCGGTGACATCGATCTGGTGGTGCTTGCAGAGGTGCCGTGGAGTATCACGGCCCTGCTCCAGCGGATTGGGCGCGGCAATCGGCGGCGCGGCACCGTCCAGGTGGCGGCGCTTTGCACCTCGCCGGACGAACGCTCTGTGCTGGAGGCCATGTTCGAGGCGGCGGCAACGGGTGAACTGCCGGTTCAGGTATACGAGCCGGACCTGTCCGTCGTTGTCCAGCAAGCCCTATCCTGCATCTATCAACACCCGGGGGGCCTGAACCAGGAAGAGTTGATCGATTTGGTTTCTCCACTTTGCTCCGGGTATGAGGCCACACTGGTCCTGAGCAATTTGGAGGGCCACGGTTGGGTGGAGCAGGCTCGGGGCCTGTGGTGTCCCTCGCAGAAGCTCATGGATGCCGGCGAAGCGGGGCGGATTCATTCCAACATCCCAGACCAAAGCGAGTACAGGGTAATCGACGTCGATTCCGGTAAGGAGATAGGAGCCGTCCACGCCGTTTTCGACGAGGTGTTCGTGCTGGGGCGTTCTACATGGACTGTGGTATCTGTCTCGCGTGGGGTGATCAGGGTCCGCCGTTTCGCAGGCAGAGCTTCCCCTGCGGTCTTCCGCCGGCACGGCCCCGTGGGGGCGTTCTTCCCCCTCCTTCCCCCCGAACTCAAGGATCGTTACGCAAGAGCCGGAGAACACGGTTTGGGCTGGCAGGCTGGTCCTACGGGATTGGGGGTCTACCGTTGA
- a CDS encoding DUF2791 family P-loop domain-containing protein: MSELTQAVARRIIDTVGAHGVPPEYGFQFFSVGFEPYLAIIEDEYLSSFIPQGGSAFKLVIGMYGGGKTHLLYSIRDVAWKHNFVVSYVALSPGESPFHRLDLVYGAIARGILPSLTPEDLLSGFEYGMASFLRGWYAMKFQECRSKGLSGEPLYSELEADVERLSGVESLSFLRAIKASLRALAQRREDDFENICQWLTGESYDRKTHSRHGILQRIDRSTAFTMIRSLVQCLRQMGYNGLVVLLDEAERVPSLSTRQRDQHLSNLREVIDACGHTSFQGAMIFYAVPDDNFLEGRTQIYEALKQRLDTVFGGLNPAGVRINLESVVSDPVEFLESIGQKLAEVYRVAYGCQFRDEHLTATITSVAGFAADQHYADEGYKRLFVKTIVRALHHLRQKGVPPSVDDLR; this comes from the coding sequence ATGAGCGAACTCACCCAGGCCGTTGCCCGCCGCATCATCGACACGGTGGGGGCCCACGGCGTCCCGCCCGAATACGGCTTCCAGTTCTTCAGCGTGGGCTTTGAGCCGTACCTGGCAATAATCGAGGATGAATACCTCTCTTCGTTTATCCCGCAAGGGGGCTCCGCCTTCAAGTTGGTCATCGGTATGTATGGTGGGGGAAAGACGCACCTCCTGTACTCAATCCGTGATGTTGCCTGGAAGCATAACTTCGTGGTCTCCTACGTCGCCCTGAGCCCGGGCGAGAGCCCCTTTCACCGACTGGATCTGGTTTATGGTGCCATAGCTCGCGGCATACTCCCGTCGTTAACCCCCGAGGATCTCCTCAGCGGATTCGAGTATGGCATGGCGAGCTTTCTGCGCGGCTGGTACGCCATGAAGTTCCAGGAATGCCGCAGTAAAGGCTTGAGCGGTGAACCTTTGTACTCGGAACTGGAGGCGGACGTGGAACGCCTCAGCGGTGTAGAAAGTTTGAGTTTCCTGAGGGCGATAAAGGCATCTCTCCGTGCGCTTGCCCAGAGGCGCGAGGACGACTTCGAGAACATATGTCAATGGTTGACCGGTGAGTCCTATGACCGTAAGACACACTCACGGCACGGCATTCTCCAGCGGATCGACAGGAGTACAGCGTTCACCATGATCCGCTCCCTCGTCCAGTGTCTCAGGCAAATGGGGTACAACGGTCTTGTTGTGTTGCTCGACGAAGCAGAACGAGTGCCCAGCCTTTCGACGCGACAGCGAGACCAGCACCTCAGCAATCTGAGGGAGGTCATCGACGCCTGCGGTCACACGTCTTTTCAGGGAGCCATGATTTTTTATGCGGTGCCAGATGACAATTTCCTGGAGGGACGGACTCAGATATACGAGGCTCTCAAACAGAGGCTTGACACTGTTTTCGGTGGGCTGAATCCGGCGGGAGTACGGATTAACTTGGAGAGCGTTGTTTCCGACCCAGTGGAGTTCCTGGAGTCCATCGGCCAGAAGCTGGCTGAAGTATACCGGGTTGCCTATGGGTGCCAGTTCCGCGACGAGCATTTGACCGCCACCATCACCAGTGTCGCCGGCTTCGCAGCTGATCAGCATTATGCAGACGAGGGCTATAAGCGGTTGTTTGTGAAGACTATTGTGAGAGCTCTCCATCATCTTAGGCAAAAGGGTGTTCCGCCTTCCGTCGACGACTTGAGGTAG
- the brxL gene encoding protease Lon-related BREX system protein BrxL yields the protein MVATDALDLKANQVFPGRVVRKDLVRKVKVGANVPVFVLEYLLGKYCATDDPVALELGLKVVNDTVAENYVRPDEAMKAQARVQQEGRHSFIDKVKVRYVSEDNKYWAELVHFGHRHVHIPEEYVRQYDRLLLGGIWARVEIRHSYDDTVSRRRSPFWIDTLEPIQLAEMRLDEFRRGRTQFGTDEWLDLLIRSIGLEPTHFERRLKLLLLARLIPMVESNYNFIELGPRATGKSFVYQELSPYVILLTGPTTVANLFYNIASGKMGLVGLWDAIAFDEVADLEKMPKEVITTLKTYCESGSFARGKESLSASASVAMFGNTNQPVEVMVRSSTLFAPLPEVIREDMAFLDRIHFYLPGWEIPKVRNEFLTDHYGFVSDYLAEALKELRKHNLAEAMDSHFALGSHLNARDAKAVRKTVAGYLKLLHPHGEWTKDELREYLEMALEGRRRVKEQLKKLGPFEYHQTSFSFIDQETREERFVGVPEEGGRNLISPDPLAPGSLYAASVGDDGRVALFRIEVGTSTGTGKLKVAGGMDTSMKEALNRAFSYMQGHKVELGIGHQLDTTDFYVEGIDLLGTRVSCDAGVAFFLAVYSAIKKLPVLPAMLILGDMTVQGNPKPVRSLAEPLRVAMDNGARRALIPIENKRHLLDVPSDIIEHVDPIFYKDPMAAAQKGLSLS from the coding sequence GTGGTCGCCACAGACGCGCTGGATCTGAAGGCCAATCAGGTTTTCCCCGGCCGGGTGGTGCGCAAGGACCTGGTCCGCAAGGTGAAGGTCGGGGCCAACGTTCCGGTCTTCGTCCTCGAGTACCTTCTCGGGAAATACTGCGCCACGGATGATCCAGTGGCCCTGGAACTGGGGCTCAAAGTGGTCAATGATACCGTGGCTGAGAACTACGTACGCCCCGATGAGGCCATGAAGGCTCAGGCCAGAGTCCAGCAGGAGGGTCGCCACTCTTTTATAGACAAGGTCAAGGTGCGCTACGTATCCGAGGACAACAAGTACTGGGCTGAGCTCGTCCATTTCGGGCACAGACATGTTCACATCCCTGAGGAGTACGTGAGGCAGTATGATCGCCTGCTGCTAGGTGGGATCTGGGCTCGTGTCGAGATACGCCACAGCTATGACGACACCGTGTCCCGACGGCGCAGCCCCTTCTGGATCGACACTCTTGAACCAATACAGCTGGCGGAGATGCGTCTCGACGAGTTCCGGCGGGGCCGGACCCAATTTGGTACCGATGAGTGGCTCGACCTGCTGATCCGCAGCATCGGGCTGGAACCTACCCACTTCGAGCGGCGGCTCAAGCTGTTACTGCTCGCCCGCCTCATCCCCATGGTCGAGTCAAACTACAACTTCATCGAACTGGGTCCCCGGGCAACGGGCAAATCCTTCGTTTACCAGGAGCTTTCTCCCTACGTCATCCTGCTTACCGGGCCCACCACGGTCGCCAATCTTTTTTACAACATCGCCAGCGGCAAGATGGGTCTGGTAGGCCTGTGGGATGCCATAGCCTTCGACGAGGTTGCCGATCTGGAGAAAATGCCCAAAGAGGTCATAACCACCCTTAAGACATACTGCGAGTCCGGTTCCTTCGCAAGGGGCAAGGAGTCCCTGTCTGCCAGCGCCAGCGTGGCTATGTTTGGCAACACCAACCAGCCGGTGGAGGTGATGGTGCGCAGCTCGACCCTGTTCGCCCCCCTGCCGGAAGTCATACGGGAGGATATGGCCTTCCTGGACCGCATTCACTTTTATTTGCCGGGGTGGGAGATCCCCAAGGTCCGGAACGAGTTCCTGACCGATCACTACGGCTTCGTCTCTGACTATCTGGCAGAGGCTCTTAAGGAACTGCGCAAGCACAACCTCGCCGAGGCCATGGACAGCCACTTCGCCCTGGGCTCCCACCTCAATGCGCGGGACGCCAAGGCCGTGCGCAAGACCGTGGCCGGCTACCTCAAGCTCCTGCACCCGCACGGCGAATGGACGAAGGACGAACTCCGGGAGTACCTCGAAATGGCCCTCGAGGGCCGACGGCGAGTGAAGGAGCAGCTCAAGAAACTCGGGCCGTTCGAGTATCACCAGACCAGCTTCTCGTTCATCGACCAGGAAACGAGGGAGGAACGTTTCGTCGGCGTGCCCGAAGAGGGGGGCCGTAACCTGATTTCACCCGACCCGCTGGCTCCTGGTTCCCTCTATGCTGCCTCAGTCGGCGACGACGGCAGGGTGGCCCTATTCCGCATCGAGGTAGGCACGTCTACTGGCACTGGTAAGCTTAAGGTGGCCGGCGGCATGGACACCAGCATGAAGGAAGCCCTCAACCGCGCCTTCTCTTACATGCAGGGCCACAAGGTGGAGTTGGGCATCGGTCACCAGCTGGACACCACCGACTTCTACGTAGAAGGCATCGACCTCCTCGGTACCCGCGTCAGTTGTGACGCAGGCGTGGCCTTTTTCCTGGCCGTCTACTCCGCCATCAAGAAGCTGCCCGTGCTGCCTGCCATGCTGATCCTCGGCGATATGACCGTGCAGGGTAACCCCAAGCCCGTGCGCTCCCTGGCCGAGCCCCTCCGTGTGGCCATGGACAACGGGGCCAGACGCGCGTTGATCCCCATAGAGAACAAGCGCCACCTCCTTGACGTACCCTCCGACATCATCGAGCACGTCGACCCCATCTTCTACAAGGACCCCATGGCCGCCGCCCAAAAGGGCCTCTCTCTGTCGTAA
- a CDS encoding DUF429 domain-containing protein translates to MGQEGRDERLAMLRRYVPDVDAFIAGVPRSKRRGSPAADDVLDALALAVNAWLGSEHGFRVLPDEGEELDRYGLRMEMVTARLDSAIPGGVAATTHGVVAPVGDRG, encoded by the coding sequence GTGGGTCAGGAAGGACGCGACGAGAGGCTCGCGATGCTGCGCCGTTACGTCCCGGACGTGGACGCGTTCATCGCTGGGGTGCCCCGGAGCAAGAGGCGGGGGAGTCCCGCTGCCGACGACGTGCTGGACGCCCTGGCCCTTGCCGTCAACGCCTGGCTCGGCAGCGAGCACGGCTTCCGGGTGCTGCCCGACGAAGGGGAGGAACTTGACCGGTACGGGCTGCGCATGGAGATGGTCACCGCCCGTCTGGATAGCGCCATCCCGGGCGGGGTGGCCGCCACCACGCATGGGGTCGTCGCCCCCGTGGGCGACCGGGGGTGA
- a CDS encoding MBL fold metallo-hydrolase, whose translation MNEKQGRGFLAGNPRFKAVKGFDETVMPRQGRIIARECNGIPYETIEGKPFFGPTRRARQALQAVTMPPCPQAAFFHHVRVTMPAVYANIEWVRFWRFMRQDHDCFDYRIGVVFLRPVPAVREELFLKREEVTLATGWYPLVTGSRARVPRTTLARFMGKDLPLKVDIGKLESVVNMSAEPTGQSILLKGQLGSILLDTGFGVRWAEIDQLRAVFVSHFHRDHSGGLWELLRSLGVPVLMSRASLAQLALLAPPQMRNSLVGRVYLTEGQSYPDPLSFFPTFHCPGSEALVYTGAGTTLVYLGDCCLGNGFLHFLPRLLSQLQKILTPRKWLILDGALVGKAFGSVVINEENSPELVLQKMVEGVQTRNVLFLSDSPELLVYAYLRAFHLTRATPGDSHIKLFINARTYELCRHLWGDVLARRIKDPVVSSLFRGSLSDFIESHRVYPLSALRLCRERENVVAFVTLRDVLRLDTVRRRIQDSNLLLVGTLALRSSLPRELYQEKPWQVLRVASPDWSFHSSEPAILSFTESLLDVGWKVILFHNSAQQLEEFVRVSGLNRDGVRVLSHEPIYL comes from the coding sequence GTGAACGAGAAGCAGGGGCGGGGATTCCTAGCAGGGAACCCCAGGTTCAAAGCTGTAAAGGGGTTTGACGAGACGGTTATGCCGCGCCAAGGGCGCATCATCGCCAGAGAGTGTAACGGTATTCCATATGAGACGATCGAAGGGAAGCCGTTTTTTGGCCCGACTCGCCGTGCCAGACAGGCTTTGCAGGCGGTAACGATGCCTCCGTGCCCGCAAGCAGCCTTCTTTCACCATGTCCGAGTCACGATGCCGGCTGTATATGCTAACATCGAATGGGTCCGTTTTTGGAGGTTTATGAGGCAAGATCATGATTGTTTCGACTACCGCATTGGGGTCGTATTCTTGCGACCAGTCCCGGCAGTCAGGGAAGAGTTGTTCCTAAAGCGTGAGGAGGTTACGCTTGCAACTGGCTGGTATCCGTTGGTGACCGGGAGCAGGGCGCGGGTCCCACGTACCACCCTTGCGCGCTTTATGGGCAAGGACTTGCCCCTCAAGGTCGACATCGGGAAGCTGGAATCGGTCGTGAATATGTCGGCTGAACCTACTGGTCAGAGCATCCTCCTCAAGGGCCAACTTGGATCTATCCTCCTTGACACCGGGTTCGGAGTCCGTTGGGCAGAGATTGATCAGTTAAGGGCGGTTTTTGTATCTCATTTTCACCGGGACCATTCAGGTGGTTTGTGGGAGTTACTCAGGAGTCTTGGTGTCCCGGTTCTCATGTCCCGAGCCAGCTTGGCCCAACTTGCTCTCCTAGCTCCGCCACAGATGAGGAATTCATTAGTAGGCCGCGTCTATTTGACCGAAGGGCAATCATATCCAGACCCTCTGTCATTCTTCCCTACATTTCACTGCCCTGGGTCTGAGGCGCTGGTGTATACCGGTGCCGGTACCACACTGGTTTACCTCGGAGACTGCTGTCTTGGGAACGGGTTCTTGCACTTCCTCCCGAGACTCCTTTCACAGCTGCAGAAGATTCTTACTCCGCGCAAGTGGCTGATTCTCGACGGAGCCTTGGTGGGGAAGGCTTTTGGCTCTGTGGTCATCAACGAGGAGAACTCGCCAGAACTGGTTCTGCAGAAAATGGTCGAGGGGGTCCAAACGAGGAACGTACTCTTCCTTTCCGATAGCCCTGAGCTCCTCGTTTACGCCTACCTCAGGGCGTTTCACCTAACACGCGCCACCCCGGGGGACTCCCACATCAAACTCTTTATAAACGCACGCACCTATGAACTTTGTAGACACCTTTGGGGAGATGTTCTGGCCAGAAGAATTAAGGATCCAGTTGTTTCCTCACTGTTTAGGGGAAGTTTGTCGGACTTTATTGAAAGCCACAGGGTATACCCGCTGAGTGCGCTCCGGCTGTGCAGGGAGCGAGAGAACGTGGTCGCTTTCGTTACGCTGAGGGACGTGCTTAGACTGGATACCGTCCGGCGGCGGATCCAAGATAGTAATCTCCTGCTAGTAGGAACGCTGGCCTTAAGGAGCTCTCTTCCGAGGGAACTGTATCAGGAGAAGCCTTGGCAGGTACTTAGAGTTGCGTCTCCGGACTGGAGTTTCCACTCGTCCGAACCCGCGATTCTATCATTCACAGAAAGCCTGCTTGATGTTGGCTGGAAGGTGATCCTTTTTCACAACAGCGCTCAGCAACTCGAGGAGTTCGTCAGAGTGAGCGGACTTAACCGAGATGGGGTCAGGGTACTATCACACGAGCCGATCTACCTTTGA
- a CDS encoding DUF2791 family P-loop domain-containing protein, whose protein sequence is MDELSDVPPLMLPARVSPAPREPADESFRHRRMIEAFRLGVVPYDLVDEFTFGRDSETRALRDWLGDGQHQVCFLVGAYGVGKSHLVQYVRGRALREGFAVAAVDMDPSETPFHKPKRVYASLIQSFRYPRHGEQQPGGFREFLREVLSRGGLTDHEYFQHLARSPDECLWEWIEARESTPRPVADVSYPQFPSLYDFTTAANIYCYLLSALGWAALQVMDLKGLLVLIDEAEAATQAGHGYQFLKGLNFLQALMRTAANDPKMAGPPLRSGFDYCSMGSASEIPFLYRDPSGLKVVCAFTPVWLLDYLSKSGTPVRLDLEPLGEQALKGLFEEICLIYDSAYGFLEKDPIVDLIYRRVKDRGGLTRMFVKAAVEALDLMRFGDRRPVAEVLA, encoded by the coding sequence GTGGACGAGCTGAGCGATGTACCGCCGTTGATGTTACCTGCACGGGTCAGCCCGGCCCCCCGCGAGCCCGCCGACGAATCCTTCAGACACCGCAGGATGATTGAAGCCTTTCGCCTTGGAGTGGTGCCATACGACCTGGTAGATGAGTTCACGTTTGGCAGGGACAGTGAGACACGTGCGCTGAGGGACTGGCTCGGCGACGGCCAACACCAAGTCTGTTTCCTGGTGGGAGCCTATGGTGTAGGGAAAAGCCATCTCGTCCAATATGTGCGCGGCCGGGCCTTGCGGGAAGGGTTTGCCGTCGCCGCTGTGGACATGGATCCCTCGGAGACGCCGTTTCACAAACCCAAGCGCGTGTACGCGAGCTTGATTCAGAGCTTTCGTTATCCCCGGCATGGGGAGCAGCAGCCCGGCGGCTTTCGCGAGTTCCTCCGCGAAGTCCTGTCAAGAGGCGGCCTTACCGACCATGAATACTTCCAGCATCTGGCTCGCTCCCCCGACGAGTGCCTGTGGGAGTGGATTGAAGCCAGGGAAAGTACGCCGCGGCCGGTTGCGGACGTCAGTTACCCGCAGTTCCCATCTTTATACGACTTTACCACCGCCGCCAACATATACTGCTACCTGTTAAGCGCTCTTGGCTGGGCGGCCCTACAGGTAATGGACCTGAAGGGACTGCTGGTACTTATCGATGAGGCGGAGGCGGCAACACAGGCCGGCCATGGGTACCAGTTTCTTAAGGGCCTCAACTTCCTGCAAGCGCTGATGCGTACCGCTGCCAACGACCCGAAAATGGCGGGGCCCCCGCTCCGCTCGGGGTTTGATTACTGTAGCATGGGTTCCGCTTCCGAAATCCCCTTCCTGTACCGTGATCCGAGCGGTTTGAAGGTCGTGTGTGCATTCACGCCGGTGTGGCTCCTCGACTACCTGTCCAAGTCCGGGACGCCAGTAAGGCTTGACCTCGAGCCGCTCGGCGAGCAGGCACTTAAGGGTTTGTTCGAGGAGATCTGCCTCATCTACGACAGCGCTTATGGATTCCTGGAGAAGGACCCAATCGTTGACTTGATTTACCGCCGGGTCAAGGACCGTGGAGGTCTCACCAGGATGTTCGTGAAGGCGGCCGTAGAGGCATTGGACCTCATGCGCTTCGGAGACCGTCGGCCCGTGGCCGAGGTGCTGGCGTGA
- a CDS encoding DUF5343 domain-containing protein, with protein sequence MSSYPYTQVPGKLKAFMDRIQQAGRPEVVDKKWLASNGFKSTSDASIIPLLKFIGFIDHSGKPMDRWVQYRDRDRAPLVLGQAIEEAYSDLFQVFPDAPQRSAEELANFFRSRSKAGEQAISKMVSSFKALCNLGALRSTPATGADVPCSTDKAGTTPATPELTRRSPAGITININLQLTLPETTDETVYDKLFASLRRHLFEGDGRA encoded by the coding sequence GTGTCGAGTTACCCCTACACCCAGGTTCCTGGGAAACTCAAGGCATTCATGGATCGAATCCAGCAAGCCGGACGCCCGGAAGTAGTTGACAAGAAGTGGCTGGCCTCCAACGGTTTCAAAAGCACGAGCGACGCCTCTATTATTCCTCTGCTCAAGTTTATAGGCTTCATCGACCACTCCGGCAAACCGATGGACCGCTGGGTGCAGTACCGCGATAGAGACAGGGCACCATTGGTCCTTGGCCAGGCCATTGAAGAGGCTTACTCGGACTTGTTTCAAGTGTTCCCAGACGCACCGCAGAGATCCGCCGAGGAACTGGCGAACTTCTTCAGGAGCCGTTCGAAAGCGGGGGAGCAGGCTATCTCCAAGATGGTTAGCTCATTCAAGGCATTATGTAATCTAGGTGCTTTGCGCAGCACACCAGCAACCGGGGCTGACGTCCCTTGTAGCACAGACAAGGCAGGGACAACTCCGGCAACGCCCGAGCTAACCCGGCGGTCGCCAGCCGGCATCACCATAAACATTAACCTTCAACTCACCCTGCCGGAAACTACCGACGAGACAGTCTACGACAAGCTATTTGCATCGTTGCGGAGGCACCTGTTTGAAGGGGACGGGCGTGCTTGA